From a region of the Oryza sativa Japonica Group chromosome 6, ASM3414082v1 genome:
- the LOC4340745 gene encoding peroxidase 11: protein MATGVLCSREFALCLACVLLAVPLLVAQDPSSLSLEHYSKTCPNYEHVVRTEMECAVRADSRNAALMLRLHFHDCFVQGCDGSVLLDDTATLIGEKKAEQNVNSLKGFELVDKIKQKLEAECPGTVSCADLLAIAARDAVVLVGGPYWDVPVGRLDSKKASLDLANRDIPTAQQGLVTLIAKFWEKGLDATDMVALVGSHTIGFARCANFRDRIYGDYEMTTKYSPISQPYLSKLKDICPLDGGDDNISAMDSHTAAAFDNAYFGTLVNGEGLLNSDQEMWSSVLGYSTADTVSKYWADADAFFKQFSDSMVKMGNITNPAGGEVRKNCRFVNT from the exons ATGGCTACAGGTGTTCTGTGCTCCAGGGAATTTGCTCTCTGCCTGGCTTGTGTGCTCCTGGCCGTGCCATTGCTAGTGGCTCAGGACCCTTCAAGCCTGAGCTTGGAGCACTACTCAAAGACCTGCCCGAATTATGAGCATGTCGTCCGGACTGAGATGGAATGTGCTGTGCGTGCGGATTCCCGCAATGCAGCTCTGATGCTTCGTCTTCATTTCCATGACTGTTTCGTTCAG GGTTGCGATGGATCAGTGCTGCTTGACGACACTGCGACCCTGATTGGAGAGAAGAAGGCAGAACAGAATGTCAACTCGCTGAAGGGGTTCGAGCTGGTTGACAAGATCAAGCAGAAGCTGGAAGCTGAGTGCCCTGGAACAGTTTCCTGTGCAGACTTGCTTGCCATTGCAGCGAGGGACGCAGTTGTGCTG GTTGGTGGGCCTTACTGGGATGTCCCAGTTGGAAGATTGGACTCCAAGAAGGCAAGCCTGGACCTAGCAAACAGGGACATTCCCACTGCTCAACAGGGCCTTGTCACCCTCATTGCCAAGTTCTGGGAGAAGGGCCTCGATGCCACTGACATGGTAGCCCTTGTCG GATCCCACACAATCGGATTCGCCCGGTGCGCCAACTTCCGGGACAGGATCTACGGCGACTACGAGATGACGACCAAGTACAGCCCGATCTCCCAGCCCTACCTGAGCAAGCTCAAGGACATCTGCCCcctggacggcggcgacgacaacaTCAGCGCCATGGAcagccacaccgccgccgccttcgacaaCGCCTACTTCGGGACCCTCGTCAACGGCGAGGGCCTCCTCAACTCCGACCAGGAGATGTGGTCCAGCGTCCTCGGCTACTCCACGGCCGACACCGTCAGCAAGTACtgggccgacgccgacgccttcTTCAAGCAGTTCTCCGACTCCATGGTCAAGATGGGCAACATCACCAACCCTGCAGGTGGTGAGGTCAGGAAGAACTGCAGATTTGTCAACACATGA
- the LOC4340743 gene encoding lRR receptor kinase SERL2 precursor encodes MEPPFFLLLLLLVVSSSSPSAALLSAKGVNNEVQALIVIKNLLKDPHGVLKSWDQNSVDPCSWAMITCSPDFLVTGLEAPSQHLSGLLSPSIGNLTNLETVLLQNNNITGPIPAEIGRLENLKTLDLSSNSFYGEIPSSVGHLESLQYLRLNNNTLSGPFPSASANLSHLVFLDLSYNNLSGPIPESLARTYNIVGNPLICDANREQDCYGTAPMPMSYSLNGSRGGALPPAARDRGHKFAVAFGSTAGCMGLLLLAAGFLFWWRHRRNRQILFDVDEQQIENVNLGNVKRFSFRELQAATEGFSGKNILGKGGFGNVYRGQLPDGTLVAVKRLKDGNAAGGEAQFQTEVEMISLALHRNLLRLYGFCMTATERLLVYPFMSNGSVASRLKAKPALEWGTRRRIAVGAARGLVYLHEQCDPKIIHRDVKAANVLLDEACEAVVGDFGLAKLLDHRESHVTTAVRGTVGHIAPEYLSTGQSSDRTDVFGFGILLLELVTGQTALEFGKSSNHKGAMLDWVKKMQSEKKVEVLVDKGLGGGYDRVEVEEMVQVALLCTQYLPAHRPRMSDVVRMLEGDGLADRWEKASGHSTAAADSLSHSHRTSDPAPPAADFAAAFGRCFSDLTDDSSLLVQAVELSGPR; translated from the exons ATGGAGccgcccttcttcctcctcctgctgctgctcgtggtctcctcctcctccccttccgccgccctcctctccgccaagGGCGTCAACAACGAAG TGCAAGCTCTGATTGTGATCAAGAACCTGCTCAAGGACCCCCATGGCGTGCTCAAGAGCTGGGACCAGAACTCCGTCGACCCCTGCAGCTGGGCCATGATCACCTGCTCCCCGGATTTCCTCGTCACTGGCCT GGAAGCTCCAAGCCAGCATCTCTCTGGCCTGCTCTCACCAAGCATCGGCAACCTGACCAATCTTGAGACTGT TCTCCTGCAGAACAACAACATAACCGGGCCAATCCCAGCAGAGATTGGCAGGCTGGAGAACCTCAAGACGCTTGATCTCTCCAGCAACAGCTTCTATGGCGAAATCCCCAGCTCTGTGGGCCACCTCGAGAGCCTCCAGTACTT GAGGCTCAACAACAACACCCTGTCTGGTCCATTCCCTTCTGCATCAGCTAACCTGTCACACCTTGTTTTCCT AGATTTGTCATATAACAACCTGAGTGGCCCGATTCCAGAATCATTGGCAAGAACTTACAA caTAGTGGGGAATCCCCTCATCTGCGACGCCAACAGGGAGCAGGATTGCTACGGGACGGCGCCGATGCCGATGAGCTACAGCCTGAACGGCTCGCGGGGCggcgcgctgccgccggcggcgagggacagGGGGCACAAGTTCGCCGTCGCGTTCGGCTCCACCGCCGGCTGCatgggcctcctcctcctcgccgccggtttCCTCTTCTggtggcgccaccgccgcaaccGGCAGATCCTCTTTGACGTCGACG AGCAGCAGATTGAGAACGTGAACCTGGGGAACGTGAAGAGGTTCAGCTTCAGGGAGCTgcaggcggcgacggaggggtTCAGCGGGAAGAACATCCTGGGGAAAGGAGGGTTCGGGAACGTGTACAGGGGGCAGCTCCCCGACGGGACGCTGGTGGCGGTGAAGCGGCTCAAGGACGGCaacgcggccggcggcgaggcccaGTTCCAGACGGAGGTGGAGATGATCAGCCTCGCCCTCCACCGCAACCTCCTCCGCCTCTACGGCTTCTGCATGACCGCCACCGAGCGCCTCCTAGTCTACCCCTTCATGTCCAACGGCAGCGTCGCCTCCCGCCTCAAAG CGAAGCCGGCGTTGGAGTgggggacgaggaggaggatcgCGGTGGGGGCGGCGAGGGGCCTGGTGTACCTGCACGAGCAGTGCGACCCCAAGATCATCCACCGCGACGTCAAGGCCGCCAACGTGCTGCTGGACGAGGCGTGCGAGGCCGTCGTCGGCGACTTCGGGCTGGCCAAGCTGCTGGACCACCGGGAGTCGCACGTCACCACGGCGGTGCGGGGCACCGTCGGCCACATCGCGCCGGAGTACCTGTCCACGGGGCAGTCGTCGGACCGGACCGACGTCTTCGGCTTCGGCATCCTGCTGCTGGAGCTCGTCACCGGCCAGACGGCGCTCGAGTTCGGCAAGTCGTCCAACCACAAGGGCGCCATGCTGGACTGG gtgAAGAAGATGCAGTCGGAGAAGAAGGTGGAGGTGCTGGTGGACAAGGGGTTAGGCGGAGGGTACGAccgggtggaggtggaggagatggtgcaggtgGCTCTCCTCTGCACCCAGTACCTCCCCGCCCACCGCCCCCGCATGTCCGACGTCGTCCGCATGCTCGAGGGCGACGGCCTCGCCGACCGCTGGGAGAAGGCCTCCGGccactccaccgccgccgccgactccctcTCCCACTCCCACCGCACCTCAGacccggcgccgcccgccgccgacttcgccgccgccttcggccgctgCTTCTCCGACCTCACCGACgactcctccctcctcgtccAGGCCGTCGAGCTCTCCGGCCCCAGATAA